The following proteins come from a genomic window of Pseudomonas putida:
- the dmeF gene encoding CDF family Co(II)/Ni(II) efflux transporter DmeF has protein sequence MSTTDFEHSHNFLGTAHDDNAKRTLWVVMLTVVMMVGEIAAGYVTGSMALLADGFHMATHAGALGIAAAAYAYARKHSASSAYSFGTGKVGDLGGFASALILGLVSLGIGIESVLRLFQPTQVQFGMATMIAIVGLLVNIISALLLAGGGHDHSHSHGHHTHSHGDNNLRSAYLHVLADAVTSVMAIVALLAGRYLGWVWLDPVMGIIGAVVIARWAWLLMKDTAAVLLDKTDNPVAEEIRELLGQAGDLQITDLHVWKVGPQAHAAIVSVHGPELLSADDVRAALTPVHEVTHLTVEYRTVACGVFKGSGAPPTLPRSPATPAPSTTPQP, from the coding sequence ATGAGCACGACTGATTTCGAACATAGCCACAACTTCTTGGGCACCGCCCACGATGACAATGCCAAACGAACATTGTGGGTAGTGATGCTCACCGTGGTGATGATGGTCGGTGAGATTGCCGCAGGCTATGTAACTGGGTCGATGGCGCTTTTGGCAGATGGTTTCCATATGGCAACCCATGCGGGCGCGCTGGGGATTGCCGCTGCGGCCTATGCTTACGCCCGCAAGCATTCGGCAAGTTCCGCCTACAGTTTCGGTACCGGTAAAGTGGGTGACCTCGGAGGGTTCGCTTCTGCGTTGATTCTTGGCCTTGTCTCGTTAGGCATCGGCATCGAGTCGGTTCTGCGGCTATTTCAGCCTACCCAAGTGCAGTTCGGGATGGCGACCATGATTGCGATCGTCGGTTTGCTGGTCAATATTATCAGCGCTCTTCTTCTGGCCGGCGGCGGTCATGATCACAGCCATTCGCATGGGCATCACACCCATTCGCATGGAGATAACAACTTGCGGTCGGCTTACCTCCATGTGCTCGCCGATGCGGTCACGTCGGTCATGGCGATCGTCGCGCTGCTGGCCGGTAGATACCTTGGCTGGGTATGGCTCGATCCAGTCATGGGGATCATTGGCGCTGTTGTGATTGCACGCTGGGCGTGGTTGCTGATGAAGGATACTGCGGCCGTATTGCTTGATAAGACCGATAACCCTGTCGCCGAAGAAATCAGGGAGTTGCTTGGCCAAGCCGGCGATTTGCAGATCACCGACCTGCATGTTTGGAAAGTGGGGCCTCAAGCGCATGCTGCCATCGTCAGTGTGCATGGCCCAGAGCTGCTTTCTGCCGATGACGTTCGGGCTGCGTTGACGCCTGTACATGAAGTCACTCACCTCACGGTCGAATACCGGACAGTGGCCTGCGGCGTTTTCAAAGGCTCAGGCGCACCGCCAACGCTGCCAAGGTCACCAGCAACACCGGCACCGTCAACAACACCCCAACCTTGA
- a CDS encoding arsenic transporter — MLPAALIFLFTLTLVIWQPKGLGVGWSATLGAVLALVFGVVSLHDIPTVWAIIWNATATFIALIVISLLLDEAGFFEWAALHVARWARGDGRRLFAFMVLLGAAVSALFANDGAALILTPIVMSMLLALRFSPAATLAFVMGAGFIADTASLSLVVSNLVNIVSADYFDLGFNAYASVMVPVNLVAVAATLLVLWLYFRRDIPLRYATEDLKVPAMAVRDRATFRVGWAVLLALLASLFVLEPMGIPVSAVATACAAVLFAVAARGHVISTRRVLREAPWQIVVFSLGMYLVVYGLRNAGLTDSLGNVMSWLAGHGLWAASLGTGLIAALLSSVMNNLPSVLIGALSIHASEAQGVVREAMIYANVIGCDLGPKITPIGSLATLLWLHVLARKGVTIGWGYYFKVGVLLTVPVLLVTLAALAVRLSL, encoded by the coding sequence ATGCTCCCAGCCGCTCTGATCTTCCTTTTCACCCTGACCCTGGTCATCTGGCAGCCCAAAGGCCTCGGCGTTGGCTGGAGCGCCACACTCGGCGCCGTGCTGGCCCTGGTGTTCGGCGTGGTATCGCTGCATGACATCCCCACGGTATGGGCCATCATCTGGAACGCCACCGCCACCTTCATCGCCCTCATCGTCATCAGCCTGCTGCTGGACGAAGCGGGCTTTTTCGAATGGGCGGCGCTGCATGTGGCGCGCTGGGCGCGAGGGGACGGGCGCCGCCTGTTCGCCTTCATGGTGCTGCTGGGCGCGGCGGTGTCGGCGCTGTTCGCCAATGACGGCGCGGCGCTGATCCTCACCCCGATCGTCATGTCGATGCTGCTGGCGCTGCGCTTCTCCCCGGCAGCGACCCTGGCCTTCGTCATGGGTGCAGGCTTCATTGCCGACACCGCCAGCCTGTCACTGGTGGTATCCAACCTGGTGAACATCGTCTCGGCGGACTACTTCGACCTGGGGTTCAACGCCTATGCCTCGGTGATGGTGCCGGTGAACCTGGTAGCAGTGGCAGCAACGCTGCTGGTGCTGTGGCTGTATTTTCGCCGCGACATTCCGCTGCGCTATGCCACCGAGGACCTCAAGGTGCCGGCAATGGCCGTGCGCGACCGCGCAACGTTCCGTGTCGGCTGGGCGGTGCTGCTGGCATTACTGGCCAGCCTGTTCGTTCTCGAACCCATGGGTATCCCGGTCAGTGCCGTGGCCACAGCCTGCGCGGCGGTACTGTTCGCCGTCGCCGCCCGGGGCCATGTGATCTCCACCCGCCGCGTGCTGCGCGAGGCACCGTGGCAGATCGTGGTGTTTTCGTTGGGGATGTACCTGGTGGTCTACGGTTTGCGCAATGCCGGCCTCACCGACTCGCTCGGCAACGTGATGAGCTGGCTGGCCGGGCACGGGCTGTGGGCAGCCTCGCTGGGTACCGGGCTGATTGCGGCGCTGCTGTCGTCGGTCATGAACAACCTGCCCAGCGTGCTGATCGGGGCGCTGTCGATTCATGCCAGCGAGGCGCAGGGGGTGGTGCGCGAGGCGATGATCTATGCCAACGTGATCGGCTGCGACCTGGGGCCAAAGATCACCCCGATCGGCAGCCTGGCCACGCTGTTGTGGCTGCATGTGCTGGCGCGCAAGGGCGTGACCATCGGCTGGGGGTATTACTTCAAGGTTGGGGTGTTGTTGACGGTGCCGGTGTTGCTGGTGACCTTGGCAGCGTTGGCGGTGCGCCTGAGCCTTTGA
- a CDS encoding TonB-dependent siderophore receptor → MQCRTSPNSLALAFVALASPAMMATAAETVERSPGEVLEMPVADDALVIQDTLVTAEREARQALGSSIITEEDIKRRPPANDLSDIIRREPGVNLTGNSASGARGNNRQIDLRGMGPENTLILIDGKPSSARNAVRYGWNGDRDTRGETNWVPAEAVERIEILRGPAAARYGSGAMGGVVNIITKRPTEAFKGSLNLFTQMPEDSAEGVSRRANFNLSGGLTDNLGFRLYGGLAKTDADDLDINADHANSTLVAGREGVRNKDINGLLSWRLNDEHRLEASAGYSRQGNIYAGDTMNSNGGSNVDLISSLYGHETNVMQRNTYDLTHLGDFSWGTSKTSLAYEYVRNWRLNEGLAGGPEGAINDSGAAMSRLRNTRLSSEVNLPFAMGSVEHVLTLGGEYLYESLNDQGSFRPQSFDPSGGGSDVISGFDRSNSKMTAKSYALFVEDNIVLGDTTVTPGLRFDHHETFGDNFSPSLNLSHKLTDALSIKGGIARAYKVPNLYQSNPNYLLYSRGNGCSVQQSNSGGCYLQGNADLKPEISVNKEIGLLYDRGTWRTSATYFRNDYKNKIIGDTDVLYTINSGRRVTQWENAGEARVEGIEGNLFVELTPVLDWNTNLTWMLDNDNRETGEPLSVIPEYTVNSTLDWRATDKLSFQVAGTYYGKQKSPTYNYRTEESYDAEAQQDVEAYGLVDVSTGYKFNANYDVRVGVNNVFDKQIYRGGNASSSGANTYNQPGRAVFASLNISF, encoded by the coding sequence ATGCAGTGCAGAACTTCACCCAACAGCCTGGCCCTGGCGTTCGTCGCGTTGGCGTCACCGGCCATGATGGCGACCGCCGCTGAAACAGTGGAGCGCAGCCCTGGTGAGGTGCTGGAAATGCCGGTGGCCGACGACGCACTGGTGATCCAGGACACCCTGGTCACTGCTGAACGCGAAGCGCGTCAGGCGTTGGGTTCGTCGATCATCACTGAGGAAGACATCAAGCGTCGCCCGCCGGCCAACGACCTGTCCGACATCATCCGTCGGGAGCCGGGGGTCAACCTGACCGGCAACAGCGCCAGTGGTGCGCGTGGCAACAACCGGCAGATCGACCTGCGCGGCATGGGCCCGGAGAACACCTTGATCCTCATCGACGGCAAACCGTCCAGCGCGCGCAACGCCGTGCGCTACGGCTGGAACGGCGACCGCGACACCCGCGGCGAAACCAACTGGGTGCCGGCCGAGGCGGTCGAGCGCATCGAAATCCTGCGCGGCCCGGCGGCGGCGCGCTACGGCTCGGGCGCCATGGGCGGGGTAGTGAACATCATCACCAAGCGGCCCACCGAGGCGTTCAAGGGCAGCCTCAACCTGTTCACGCAAATGCCGGAAGACAGCGCCGAGGGTGTCAGCCGTCGTGCCAACTTCAACCTCAGCGGCGGGCTTACCGACAACCTCGGTTTCCGTTTGTACGGTGGCCTGGCCAAGACCGACGCCGATGACCTGGACATCAACGCCGACCACGCCAACAGCACGCTGGTCGCCGGCCGTGAGGGCGTGCGCAACAAGGACATCAACGGCCTGCTGAGCTGGAGGCTCAACGACGAGCACCGCCTCGAAGCCAGCGCCGGTTATAGCCGCCAGGGCAACATCTATGCCGGCGACACCATGAACAGCAACGGCGGCAGCAATGTCGACCTGATCTCCAGCCTGTATGGCCACGAGACCAATGTCATGCAGCGCAACACCTATGACCTGACCCACCTTGGCGATTTCAGCTGGGGCACCAGCAAGACTAGCCTGGCTTACGAATACGTACGCAACTGGCGTCTCAACGAAGGCCTGGCCGGTGGCCCGGAAGGAGCGATCAACGACAGCGGTGCAGCCATGTCGCGGCTGCGCAACACTCGCCTGAGCAGCGAGGTGAACCTGCCGTTTGCCATGGGCAGTGTTGAACATGTGCTGACCTTGGGCGGCGAGTACCTGTACGAATCGCTCAACGACCAGGGCTCGTTCCGCCCCCAGAGCTTCGACCCCAGTGGCGGTGGCAGTGACGTCATCAGTGGCTTCGACCGCAGCAACTCGAAGATGACCGCCAAGAGCTACGCGCTGTTCGTCGAGGACAATATTGTGCTGGGCGACACCACCGTCACCCCAGGCCTGCGCTTCGACCACCACGAAACCTTTGGCGACAACTTCAGCCCCAGCCTCAACCTGTCGCACAAGCTGACCGACGCGCTGTCGATCAAGGGTGGTATCGCCCGGGCCTATAAGGTGCCGAACCTGTATCAGTCCAACCCCAACTACCTGCTCTACAGCCGTGGCAACGGCTGCAGTGTGCAGCAGAGCAACTCCGGGGGCTGCTACCTGCAGGGCAACGCCGACCTCAAGCCGGAAATCAGCGTCAACAAGGAAATCGGCCTGTTGTACGACCGCGGCACCTGGCGTACCAGCGCGACGTACTTTCGCAACGATTACAAGAACAAGATCATCGGTGACACCGATGTGCTTTACACCATCAACAGCGGCCGCCGCGTGACCCAGTGGGAGAACGCCGGCGAGGCACGTGTGGAAGGCATCGAGGGCAATCTGTTCGTCGAACTGACCCCGGTACTGGACTGGAACACCAACCTGACCTGGATGCTCGACAACGACAACCGCGAGACGGGCGAGCCGCTGTCGGTGATCCCCGAGTACACGGTCAACAGCACCCTGGACTGGCGCGCCACCGACAAGCTTTCGTTCCAGGTGGCCGGTACCTACTACGGCAAGCAGAAGTCGCCGACCTACAACTACCGCACCGAGGAGAGCTACGACGCCGAGGCGCAGCAGGATGTCGAGGCATACGGGTTGGTGGATGTCAGCACCGGGTACAAGTTCAACGCCAACTATGACGTGCGGGTGGGCGTGAACAACGTGTTCGACAAGCAGATCTATCGCGGTGGCAATGCCAGTAGCTCGGGTGCCAACACCTATAACCAGCCGGGACGTGCGGTGTTTGCTTCCTTGAATATCTCGTTCTGA